The Vibrio tubiashii ATCC 19109 genome has a segment encoding these proteins:
- a CDS encoding AMP-dependent synthetase/ligase has protein sequence MANLDFHIVKRIRDQIAKGNDRIALKHKVGNVWNGISWKQFGQQVDALSLALLAHGIRIQDKIGIFSNNMPQWTIADFAALQVRAVTVPIYPTNTAAQSAYILQDADVRVLFVGEQPQFDAAVSIFDQCEQLELIVAMSDDIDVGEHEFAISWQRLIANVDKVHQQELDIRLEQANLDDLLTLIYTSGTTGQPKGVMVDYANIGAQLEGHDQRLSLSQSDVSLCFLPLSHVFERAWTFYALYKGATNCYLQDTMQVRDALSEVRPTVMCAVPRFYEKIFSAIHEKVAKAPFIRKVLFTWAVNMGAKMAVCHQEGRKPSIALKKSHALADKLVLSKLRALLGGQINFMPCGGAKLDETIGRFFHAIGINVKLGYGMTETTATVSCWDDKCFNPDSIGMAMPGAQVKIGENNEILVRGPMVMRGYYKMPEETAKTFDEHGFLKTGDAGHIDENGNLFITDRIKELMKTSGGKYIAPQMIEGAIGKDHFIEQIAVIADTRKFVSALIVPCYDSLEEYAKELNIKYHDRVELIKHHQVVEMLEKRVNELQQELAKFEQVKKFKLLPKAFSMDAGELTPTQKLRRKVINDKYQDEIEEMYSDKVEKK, from the coding sequence ATGGCCAACCTAGATTTTCATATCGTAAAACGTATTCGAGACCAGATTGCGAAAGGCAATGATCGCATTGCGCTTAAGCATAAAGTAGGCAATGTTTGGAATGGCATTAGCTGGAAGCAGTTTGGTCAGCAAGTGGATGCATTGTCACTTGCTCTATTGGCTCATGGTATCCGAATTCAAGACAAGATCGGTATCTTCTCTAACAATATGCCGCAGTGGACAATCGCAGACTTTGCTGCTCTGCAAGTTCGTGCGGTTACCGTACCTATTTACCCAACCAACACAGCGGCTCAATCTGCTTACATCTTGCAAGATGCTGACGTCCGAGTGCTGTTTGTTGGTGAGCAGCCTCAATTTGACGCTGCCGTGTCTATTTTTGACCAATGTGAGCAGCTTGAACTTATCGTCGCTATGTCTGATGACATCGATGTCGGTGAACATGAGTTTGCCATTAGCTGGCAGCGACTGATTGCCAATGTAGATAAAGTGCATCAGCAAGAGCTTGATATCCGTTTAGAACAAGCGAATCTGGATGACCTTCTTACTTTGATTTACACCTCAGGTACCACAGGTCAGCCGAAAGGCGTGATGGTAGATTACGCGAATATTGGTGCTCAGCTTGAAGGACATGATCAGCGTTTAAGCTTATCGCAGAGCGATGTTTCTCTCTGTTTCTTACCTCTTTCTCATGTTTTTGAACGTGCTTGGACTTTCTACGCACTATATAAAGGGGCGACCAACTGCTATCTGCAAGATACCATGCAGGTACGTGATGCCTTGAGTGAAGTACGCCCAACTGTGATGTGTGCGGTTCCGCGCTTTTACGAAAAGATTTTCTCTGCCATTCATGAAAAAGTTGCCAAAGCGCCATTTATTCGCAAAGTCTTGTTTACCTGGGCAGTTAACATGGGCGCTAAGATGGCTGTGTGTCATCAAGAAGGACGTAAGCCTTCAATCGCACTCAAGAAGTCTCATGCTTTAGCGGATAAGTTAGTACTATCGAAATTACGAGCACTACTTGGTGGACAAATCAACTTCATGCCTTGTGGTGGTGCGAAGCTAGACGAAACCATAGGTCGTTTTTTCCATGCTATCGGGATTAACGTCAAGCTTGGTTATGGCATGACAGAAACGACTGCGACGGTATCGTGTTGGGATGATAAGTGCTTTAACCCAGATTCGATCGGTATGGCGATGCCAGGTGCTCAGGTAAAGATTGGCGAAAATAATGAAATCTTAGTTCGCGGCCCTATGGTTATGCGTGGCTATTACAAGATGCCGGAAGAGACAGCTAAGACATTCGATGAGCATGGCTTCTTAAAGACCGGTGACGCAGGTCATATCGATGAAAATGGTAACCTGTTTATTACCGATCGAATTAAAGAACTGATGAAAACATCGGGTGGTAAATACATCGCGCCGCAGATGATTGAAGGTGCGATTGGTAAAGATCACTTTATCGAACAGATCGCTGTTATTGCAGACACGCGCAAGTTTGTTTCGGCTCTTATTGTTCCTTGCTACGACTCTTTGGAAGAGTATGCCAAAGAGCTAAACATTAAATACCACGATCGCGTTGAGCTAATTAAGCACCACCAAGTGGTGGAGATGCTAGAAAAACGCGTCAACGAACTACAGCAAGAACTGGCTAAATTTGAGCAGGTGAAGAAATTTAAACTCCTACCAAAGGCTTTCTCAATGGATGCTGGTGAGTTAACACCGACACAAAAACTGCGTCGCAAAGTGATTAACGACAAATATCAGGATGAAATTGAAGAAATGTACAGCGATAAGGTAGAGAAGAAGTAA
- the leuO gene encoding transcriptional regulator LeuO: protein MIDKKESMSAIASYRMESTLRGVDLNLLTVFDAVMQEQNITRAAHNLGMSQPAVSNAVARLKVMFNDELFMRQGRGIQPTQRARQLFGPVRQALQLIRNELPSSVFSPETSTRLFKLAICSPCDMRFAPKIMSTIHELAPNVQLHLDAEFDRQLAERMRYQEIDFVIDYARFDEQGFSSTEIFQDELVVVASKAHPRIQGVVTPDLLVRERHAKLSKVHGQRSFSEQAYRDLDVQAYYEGTSLSNVLYVVGQSELVTIAPRWMVENAANKDQLQVIDFPFENGKISGYLSWHESSEKDKGHIWLRDQLMMICGEVVALD from the coding sequence ATGATTGATAAGAAAGAGTCTATGAGTGCTATCGCTAGCTACCGCATGGAAAGTACTTTACGTGGAGTAGATCTAAACCTTTTAACTGTGTTTGATGCGGTTATGCAAGAGCAGAACATCACTCGTGCTGCGCATAACTTAGGTATGTCTCAACCAGCAGTTAGTAATGCAGTTGCTCGCCTAAAAGTCATGTTTAACGATGAGCTATTTATGCGTCAGGGTCGTGGTATTCAGCCAACTCAGCGTGCTCGCCAACTATTTGGTCCTGTTCGTCAAGCGCTACAACTAATCCGCAATGAGCTACCTAGCTCAGTGTTCTCTCCAGAAACATCAACGCGTTTATTTAAACTGGCGATCTGTAGCCCATGTGATATGCGTTTTGCTCCAAAGATCATGTCGACTATTCATGAACTAGCGCCAAATGTTCAGCTTCACCTTGATGCTGAGTTTGATCGTCAGCTAGCTGAGCGTATGCGTTACCAAGAGATCGATTTTGTTATTGATTACGCACGTTTTGATGAGCAAGGCTTCTCAAGCACAGAAATCTTCCAAGACGAGTTAGTTGTTGTTGCTTCTAAAGCTCACCCTCGCATTCAAGGTGTAGTGACACCTGACCTATTGGTTCGAGAGCGTCATGCTAAGCTCTCTAAAGTTCATGGTCAGCGCAGCTTCTCTGAACAGGCTTACCGCGACCTAGACGTTCAGGCATACTATGAAGGTACAAGCCTGAGCAATGTGCTTTACGTTGTTGGTCAATCAGAGCTTGTAACGATTGCTCCGCGTTGGATGGTTGAGAACGCAGCAAACAAAGATCAGCTGCAAGTGATCGACTTCCCATTCGAAAATGGCAAGATCAGCGGCTACTTAAGCTGGCACGAATCAAGCGAAAAAGACAAAGGTCACATCTGGCTTCGTGACCAACTGATGATGATTTGTGGTGAAGTTGTCGCACTAGATTAA